The following proteins are encoded in a genomic region of Balaenoptera ricei isolate mBalRic1 chromosome 14, mBalRic1.hap2, whole genome shotgun sequence:
- the LOC132347323 gene encoding peptidyl-prolyl cis-trans isomerase A-like: MGNPTLFFDIAVNGEPSGRVSFELFADKVPKTAENFRALSTGKKGFGYRCSCFHRTTPGFMCQGGDFTHHNGTGGKSIYGEKFDDENFLLKHTGPGILSMAHAGPNTNGSQFFICTAKTEWLDGKHVVFGKVKEGMNIVEAMERFGSRNGKASKKITIADCGQI; this comes from the coding sequence ATGGGCAACCCTACCTTGTTCTTTGACATCGCCGTCAACGGCGAGCCCTCGGGCCGCGTCTCCTTCGAGCTGTTTGCAGACAAAGTTCCAAAGACAGCAGAAAACTTTCGTGCTCTGAGCACTGGGAAGAAAGGCTTTGGTTATAGATGTTCCTGCTTTCACAGAACAACTCCGGGATTTATGTGCCAGGGTGGTGACTTCACACACCATAATGGCACTGGTGGCAAGTCCATCTATGGGGAGAAATTTGATGATGAGAATTTCCTCCTGAAGCATACGGGTCCTGGCATCTTGTCCATGGCACATGCTGGCCCCAACACAAATGGTTCCCAGTTTTTCATCTGCACTGCCAAGACTGAATGGTTGGATGGCAAGCATGTGGTCTTTGGCAAGGTGAAAGAGGGCATGAATATTGTGGAAGCCATGGAGCGCTTTGGGTCCAGGAATGGCAAGGCCAGCAAGAAGATCACCATTGCTGACTGCGGACAAATCTAA